Part of the bacterium genome, ACGCCGGCGTAGATGCGCATCCAAGTGCGGGTGAGGATCAGCCGGTCGCCGGGCAGCACGTCAAAGGACATGCGCATGCGCAACTCTTTGACGAATTTGGGGTTTTTCGCAGGCTGAATGTCGATCATGCGCACATCGCGGGTCTGCGGATCGATAAAATAAAGGCCCTCGAACCGTTCTTCGTCTTTGTCGATGGCTTTTGCGCGGATGCACAGCAGTCGGCGGTTCTCCACTGTGGTATCGGCTAAAAGCTCGAACTGATAAAAGGGACGCTTATCGACCGCGAAAGGCAGCAGTTCCTCCAGCTCGAACTTTTTCTCCCGCCGCTCAGAGTGTTTATCCTCCGCCTTCGCTTTTTCCTCTGCTTTCGCCGCTTCCGCGGCCGCCTCCTGAGTGATGTCTTTTTCCACGCCGTCCTTGATCTCTGTGGCGCGAAGGATCTCCTGACGGCTGCGGCCTTCATGAGTGCAAATCTTTTTCTCTGTGCGCACTACTTTTTCCGGCTGCCAGGCTTTGTCCATGGTGCGGGAGAGGGAGAGCACTGTCATGCTGATGTTTTGATATTCCGCATAGCTGCGGCTGCGCTGATCGACCTGGGCCAGCAGGGAGTCCAGCCGAATCCGGCTATACAGCGGGCAGGCGGAAACCGCGAGCATGACAGCGATGCAAAGACCTCTTTTCATTCCGTGCCTCCCGGAGGAGTTTATGGTGAACTTTTAAGTTGAAACAGTCTGGCGATGGCTTGTCATTGAAGAGGGCGTGCACGCTTCCATGTCGGAGTTTGGCCGCCGCCCAGGGAGGCCGGCCGGCATATGGCCGGGCATGAATTGGGAAAATAAAAAAAGGACTCTTGGGAGTCCTTTTTCAGTAGCGGCGGAGGGACTTGAACCCCCGACCTATGGATTATGATTCCACTGCTCTACCGACTGAGCTACACCGCCTTATCAATCAAGTCATTCAATATAAGAAAAAAATTATTATTCTGCAAGAAATTTAAAAGCTCTCATTCCAAACCCAGGGCTTGTTTCAGCGGCGGCAGGCTGATCAGGGACCAGGTCTCCACCGCCGCATCGCTGGATTCGCTGATCTCCTGCAATTCATCGATGGACAAAAAGCCTCCCCAGGCGATCTCCTGGTTGCGCGGTCGAACGGTCTTGCAGTCGGTGTACACCAGATAGAGGATGCCGAAATGAACTGAGCCGACCTCGGTATGATCGTCATTGATATAGCCGAGAATCTGCGGCGGATCGTACGCATCGATCACCACTTCTTCCGACAGCTCGCGCTCCAGGCTCGCCAGAAGCGGATTGCCGTTCTCGAGGTCGATCTGGTCGATGTGGCCGCCGATGCCCCAGGACCATTTGCCTGCCAGCCGCTTTTCGTTGTAATGCCCTTCGGTCTGCGAACGCTGGTAGGCGAAAATTCGTTTGCTCTGTTTGTTGAGGATCAGCACGTAAGAGATAGGCTGCTTTAATTGGGGCATGGTCTCCACCTTGCCCCGCTTCTCGTAAAAGTAGTGATCCAGGATGATCTGTTCATAATTCATCTCGTTGGCCGGAGAGAAGCCTTGAAAGTACTGGTCGGCAAACAAAGTGGCGCGATCCACCACCATGATCTTTACATCAAATTTGTTCACAAACGCTCCTTTATGGTTTAGACGCCGGCTTCGGAGTAGAATCGGCCGGGGCGTGGATGAATTCCGCGAACGGAAGAAGAACCGGGACCAGCATACGGCCGGGGAAATGGCGTTTGACCACCAAATCAACCGACGGAGCCGGCTGCAGCGTGTCCAGCACGTCGTGGTTGTACCAGGCCACAGCCTGCATCGCCTGTAGGAGCTGCTGCTGCCATTGCAGCGCTTTTTGCTTGCGCAGCAGAGATGCGATGGATGCTCTTACGCTGTCCAGGGGCATCCTCTTTTTTTTGATGGTATACTCTGATATATGGCTGCGATAATACCGTTTGATTTCATCTTCATTGGTTGTGATCTGCTCGTTTTGATGCTGGATCAGCGATTGCGACAACAGCGCCGCGGACCACATCTCCTCCTGCAGGCGCACGTCCGCATTCCGGCTGTAACCGCGTTGATGCGCGGCACGGTTGAGATACTCCAATTCCGCCGCTTTTTTAATGCTGTGCTTGAGCGCACTGCGAAAATCCGACGACTGGGGAGAAGGGAGTGGGTAAGGTCCCACGGAGAGCCGGAGTAGGAAATCTGCCACCGTCCATTCATCGCCGTTGGCAAAACGCACCAGGGATCGGCTCTGTAGTTCTGCAAAGGTTTTGCGAAAGCGGTTGGCCTCCTGCTCGCTCAGCGTGCGCGTGCTGTCCTTAAGAAACGGCTTTTGTTCCAGGACCGCGGCCAGTGCTTGTTCCAGCGAGGCAAAAACCGCTTGAGAGATGTGCATGGTTTTATCCGCCATGACGGTGCGCAGCAGTTCGCCCATGGCTCGGTCCGGGTCCGACCGAGTGGCGATGTCGCCGGCATACATGGCTTCGAACAGAAATTCCCGATGCAGCTGTTCCATCTGCGCCTGGTAGCGGGCGTGCTTGGCCAATCCGCGCGAGCGCGCTTCTTGCGCCAGCCATTTTTCAGCGAGCAGGGAGGAGGTGAATTCCAGGTTCTTCTCAGCAATGGTTTTTCCGCGAAAGAGATAGGGCGAAAATGAACGGCGGAAACGAAATTCATCGACCGTGACCTGAAGATCGTTTGCTGTGGCGAGCCTTGTGGATTTGTCTCTGCCGCAGCTCAGCAGCACCGCCAACCCAAGCAGCAACGTAATCCGTTTGCTCCGGCCGCCGGCGTCGCCACAGGCACTTTTCCGGCTGTGCCGCACCCCTCTGACGTTGTTTTTTTCTCCGCTCAATGGGATTTATCCATGCAGTTTTTTTAGCTTTTTTTCCACCCGCGCTCGCTGGCGCGCATATCGGGGATCGCCCAGCATGGCGAACATGTTTTTTTTGTACTCCAGCACGCCGGGCTGATCAAAGGGATTGACTCTGAGGAGCAGGCCGCTGATCGCCACGCTGAATTCAAACAGATAGAACAGCCGCCCCAGGCAGGCCGGGCTGCGCTGCTCGAGGGTCACGGTCATGTTGGGAACGCCGCCCTCTTGATGCGCCAGCGCTGTGGCCTCCCAGGCGATGCGATTGATCCGGGCCATACGGTTGCCGGCCAAATAGTTCAGCTTATCAGCGTCTTTCCTGCTTTTTCCCACAATCAGACGGTCCGGCTCATTCTGCAGACGGAGAAACGTCTCGAACAGCATGCGCCGTCCCTGCTGGAGATATTGTCCCATCGAATGCAGGTCGGTGGTCATCATGGTGGTGGAAGGAAAGATCCCTCTTCCATTCTTGCCTTCGCTTTCGCCGAAAAGCTGGCGCCACCACTCTCCGATCATCTGCAGGCTGGCATCAAATAGGGATAGGTTTTCGACGAATCGGCCTTTGCGATAGAGCAGGTAGCGGCTGGCGGCGTAGCGCAGGCCGATATTTTCTTCGAGATCGGTTTGTAGCATGCAGGTGGAGCGCATGTCCGCAGCACCTTGCAGCAGCTTGCGAATGTCGATGCCGCTCACTGCCATGGGCAGCAGGCCTACGGTTGAAAGAACGGAAAACCGTCCGCCCACATCCACGGGGTGATCGAGCTGATGCGGGTAGGTCTCCGTTTCGGCGAAGCGGCGCAGACGACCTTCGCCCGGTTCGGTGATGATCAGCACGCGGTCGCGTATCTCTTTCGCCGAGTATTTTTTCGCCATCTGCTGGCGCAGCAATCGGAAGGCGATGCCGGTCTCCACCGTGGAGCCGGACTTGCTGATGACGCAGACGCAATAGTCCTGGTCTTGGAGAAAATTCAACAGCTCGGCGCTATAGGCGCTGCTGAGATGGTGGCCGAAGAACAGGATCGCCGGATGGTTTCCCTTGGGTTGCCATTCGGGCTGTAAAAATTCAATGGCGCTGCAGCCACCCAGGTAACTTCCGCCGATGCCGACGATGACCAGATAGGGCGCCTTGACGGCCAGATGGTCGGCAGCGTCCAGGATCTTTTCAATCTCCGCATTCGACTGGCGCACGGGTAGATCCAGCCAGCCTAACAGCGTGCGACCTTTGCATTTTCGCATCAGCAGTTGCTGTTGAACCAGCCGAACCCGCGGAGCGATGAGTTTGTAATCGTTCGGCCGCAAGATCGGCGATAATAGATTGGTGTTAAGGGTGATCATGGAATGTCTCGAGTTGGGAGTGTTTTCTGGGAAATGCGTTGGCGAGATAGCCGCACGTATAGGCCAGCAAGCCCATGAAAATGACTGGATAGTGCCAGAGGAAGGAGAACAGCGGTGTGATCCCGCCGGAGGCCAGCCGCCGTGCGATGAAAAAGGTGCGCGCAAATGGGATGCCCACGGCCAGCAATGGGCAGCGCGCCAGGATGGAGCCGCTGACTTGAGCCCAACGCCGGACATTGGCGGCACCAAAACCACAGTCATACTGATTGCGAAAGATTTTTTTCAGCTGGGTGCGGTTTGTGTGATACACCTTCATCTCCGCTTCAAACCAGATGGGAATCCCCTGTTGCACCATCCGGTAGGCGTACATCCGGTCGCTGCCCTTGATGGTGTCGTCCAGCAATCCGATTCGATCCGCCACTTTTCGTTCGAACGCCACATTGGCGGTGATGATGTGTTCGATGGGGCCGCTTTTACGCGAGGGATGGAAGGTGGTCATTTCGATGAGATAATCCGCGGTGCCGATATAGGAATCCGTCGTGCCGTTGAGCACCGCGCCGGTGACCACGGGTTTGCCGCCGGTCACCGCATCGCCGAGGATTTGCACCCAACGGGCATCGAGCCGGCAATCGGTGTCGGTAAAGCAGATGATGCGGCCGAATGCGTTCAGGATTCCGGCGTTGCGTGCCACGCCGGGGTAGGCGCGCTGCGGCAGACGCACGGTACGTACCGACGGAAAGCGCTCGTGGATAAAAGGAGTGACATCCTCCTCTGAGCTGTCCACGATGATTACTTCATAGCAATAGCCGGTTTGCTGGTCTGTCACGGACGAAAGACAGGCCTCTAGATGTTCCCTGGCGTTATAACAGGGAATCACGATGGAGATGTCAGGCGCCGAAGCGGTTTGCGGGAGCGTCATACGGTTCAGGTTTTCGGTCGCCATGCGATTGCGGCGACAGGTGTCAGCTCAAGATTCCGATCACGGAATAGGAATTACAGGACCTTGCGGATCAGCGCAGCAGTTTGGCCAGAATAATGCCCAGCAGCAGCCAGAGCGGAATGGAAAGCAACAGCGCCCAGTTCAGCCCTTTGACCAGAAAGAGGGATTTAATATGCTCTTTGCGCTCCAGGCCGCGTTCGATGCGGAGTTTGAGTTCATCCAAATTGATCGGCTTCACCAGATAGTCATAGGCGCCGGAACGCAAGGCGGTGATGGCGGTGTCGAGCGAAGGATAGCCGGTGAGAAAGATGATCATGGCGCTGCTGTCCTTGGCTAAAATGGCCTGCATGAGCTCCATGCCGTCCATCTCCGGCATCTTCATATCCGTGATGACAAAATCGATATGCTGTTCGGAAAAGATGCGCAGGCCTTCAACTCCGTTTTTGGCCACAAAAGTGCGATGGCCCCATTTATGCAGGACATCCGGCAGAGTCTCCAGAATGTCCGGCTCGTCATCCACAATGAGCAGATCCGCCAACCTTCACCTCCGGTTAGGATGTGATTTTTTCGTTCGATGGACAGATATCCAGCAGGGTGCATTGTTTGCAT contains:
- a CDS encoding NUDIX domain-containing protein, yielding MNKFDVKIMVVDRATLFADQYFQGFSPANEMNYEQIILDHYFYEKRGKVETMPQLKQPISYVLILNKQSKRIFAYQRSQTEGHYNEKRLAGKWSWGIGGHIDQIDLENGNPLLASLERELSEEVVIDAYDPPQILGYINDDHTEVGSVHFGILYLVYTDCKTVRPRNQEIAWGGFLSIDELQEISESSDAAVETWSLISLPPLKQALGLE
- a CDS encoding glucose-6-phosphate isomerase, translated to MITLNTNLLSPILRPNDYKLIAPRVRLVQQQLLMRKCKGRTLLGWLDLPVRQSNAEIEKILDAADHLAVKAPYLVIVGIGGSYLGGCSAIEFLQPEWQPKGNHPAILFFGHHLSSAYSAELLNFLQDQDYCVCVISKSGSTVETGIAFRLLRQQMAKKYSAKEIRDRVLIITEPGEGRLRRFAETETYPHQLDHPVDVGGRFSVLSTVGLLPMAVSGIDIRKLLQGAADMRSTCMLQTDLEENIGLRYAASRYLLYRKGRFVENLSLFDASLQMIGEWWRQLFGESEGKNGRGIFPSTTMMTTDLHSMGQYLQQGRRMLFETFLRLQNEPDRLIVGKSRKDADKLNYLAGNRMARINRIAWEATALAHQEGGVPNMTVTLEQRSPACLGRLFYLFEFSVAISGLLLRVNPFDQPGVLEYKKNMFAMLGDPRYARQRARVEKKLKKLHG
- a CDS encoding glycosyltransferase — protein: MATENLNRMTLPQTASAPDISIVIPCYNAREHLEACLSSVTDQQTGYCYEVIIVDSSEEDVTPFIHERFPSVRTVRLPQRAYPGVARNAGILNAFGRIICFTDTDCRLDARWVQILGDAVTGGKPVVTGAVLNGTTDSYIGTADYLIEMTTFHPSRKSGPIEHIITANVAFERKVADRIGLLDDTIKGSDRMYAYRMVQQGIPIWFEAEMKVYHTNRTQLKKIFRNQYDCGFGAANVRRWAQVSGSILARCPLLAVGIPFARTFFIARRLASGGITPLFSFLWHYPVIFMGLLAYTCGYLANAFPRKHSQLETFHDHP
- a CDS encoding response regulator — protein: MADLLIVDDEPDILETLPDVLHKWGHRTFVAKNGVEGLRIFSEQHIDFVITDMKMPEMDGMELMQAILAKDSSAMIIFLTGYPSLDTAITALRSGAYDYLVKPINLDELKLRIERGLERKEHIKSLFLVKGLNWALLLSIPLWLLLGIILAKLLR